One window of the Streptomyces sp. WZ-12 genome contains the following:
- a CDS encoding Pvc16 family protein: MIKEVDNALQVIVDTEIGEGQFVIKFDAPTREKVAEWGGAHAVDLFLYEIHEDRAKRSCGRISVYQKNGEAPTLENLGPEYKIGEYEAPRFFALTYMLTVWTGTPMDEHQVLGQLTARFAHEQTLLLPSLESIPILKLLGVTASLEISELPQDRIFTDLWPAIGNTHTPFVSLTVTLPLVWFDAPAIEYRVDKVTVRFPDEVPNAAPSITEPPAGNTGRRPQIKGTCVAGATVTVATTNGTITPATVTPGGTATTWTLPNLTDDLAIGRHELTATQTVPGSAPSPASTPLTITVVATPARLVVWGEGADQLTTGAPTEQGFTQVACAGAGGVNYPLVAVAIDKDGKLRVWGQNAAQLSEAPTEEGFTQVACTGYGRAGTLVAVAIDKDGKLRVWGQNAAQLSEAPTEEGFTQVACTGYGVVNYPLVAVAIDKDGKLRVWGQNAAQLSEAPTEEGFTQVACTGLGGADSPLVAVAIDKDGKLRVWGQNAAQLSEAPTEEGFTQVACTGSGRADSPLVAVAIDKDGKLRVWGQNAAQLSEAPTEEGFTQVACTGSGRADSPLVAVAIDKDGKLRVWGQNAAQLPEAPTEEGFTQVACTGSGGADSPLVAVAL; this comes from the coding sequence GTGATAAAAGAAGTGGATAACGCGTTACAAGTCATCGTGGATACCGAAATAGGTGAGGGGCAATTTGTCATTAAGTTTGATGCCCCCACTCGGGAAAAGGTTGCCGAGTGGGGCGGGGCCCATGCCGTCGACCTGTTCCTCTATGAAATCCACGAAGACCGAGCCAAGCGCTCCTGCGGCAGGATCTCCGTATACCAGAAGAACGGAGAGGCCCCCACACTGGAAAACCTGGGCCCTGAGTACAAAATTGGGGAATATGAGGCACCGCGCTTCTTCGCCCTCACGTACATGCTCACGGTCTGGACTGGAACTCCGATGGACGAACACCAAGTGCTCGGGCAATTGACTGCGCGCTTCGCCCATGAACAGACACTCCTATTGCCCTCTTTGGAAAGCATCCCCATCCTCAAACTGCTCGGCGTCACTGCCTCGCTGGAAATTTCTGAGCTGCCGCAGGATCGGATCTTTACGGACCTGTGGCCCGCTATCGGTAATACCCACACCCCGTTCGTCAGTCTGACCGTGACGCTTCCCTTGGTGTGGTTCGATGCGCCAGCGATCGAGTATCGTGTCGACAAGGTGACTGTGAGATTTCCCGACGAAGTGCCAAACGCCGCCCCGTCGATCACTGAGCCGCCCGCAGGCAACACCGGGCGCAGGCCTCAGATCAAAGGAACCTGTGTGGCCGGTGCGACCGTGACCGTGGCAACGACCAACGGAACGATCACCCCCGCCACCGTCACTCCCGGCGGCACCGCCACCACCTGGACACTCCCGAACCTCACCGATGACCTGGCAATCGGCAGACACGAGCTGACCGCCACCCAGACCGTCCCCGGCAGCGCCCCCTCCCCGGCCTCCACCCCCCTCACCATCACTGTGGTCGCTACACCTGCCCGCCTCGTCGTCTGGGGCGAGGGCGCGGACCAACTCACCACCGGGGCCCCTACAGAGCAGGGCTTCACCCAGGTCGCCTGCGCCGGAGCCGGCGGCGTCAACTATCCTCTGGTGGCGGTGGCGATTGACAAGGACGGCAAACTGCGCGTCTGGGGACAGAACGCGGCTCAGCTCTCCGAGGCTCCTACAGAGGAGGGCTTCACCCAAGTCGCCTGCACCGGCTACGGCCGCGCCGGCACTCTGGTGGCGGTGGCGATTGACAAGGACGGCAAACTGCGCGTCTGGGGACAGAACGCGGCTCAGCTCTCCGAGGCTCCTACAGAGGAGGGCTTCACCCAAGTCGCCTGCACCGGCTACGGCGTCGTCAACTATCCTCTGGTGGCGGTGGCGATTGACAAGGACGGCAAACTGCGCGTCTGGGGACAGAACGCGGCTCAGCTCTCCGAGGCTCCTACAGAGGAGGGCTTCACCCAAGTCGCCTGCACCGGCTTGGGCGGCGCCGACTCTCCTCTGGTGGCGGTGGCGATTGACAAGGACGGCAAACTGCGCGTCTGGGGACAGAACGCGGCTCAGCTCTCCGAGGCTCCTACAGAGGAGGGCTTCACCCAAGTCGCCTGCACCGGCTCCGGCCGCGCCGACTCTCCTCTGGTGGCGGTGGCGATTGACAAGGACGGCAAACTGCGCGTCTGGGGACAGAACGCGGCTCAGCTCTCCGAGGCTCCTACAGAGGAGGGCTTCACCCAAGTCGCCTGCACCGGCTCCGGCCGCGCCGACTCTCCTCTGGTGGCGGTGGCGATTGACAAGGACGGCAAACTGCGCGTCTGGGGACAGAACGCGGCTCAGCTCCCCGAGGCTCCTACAGAGGAGGGCTTCACCCAAGTCGCCTGCACCGGCTCCGGCGGGGCCGACTCTCCTCTGGTGGCGGTGGCCCTTTAG
- a CDS encoding phage tail protein produces the protein MAIGDTASTNVFGVELGGILVETFQEISAITYGQEEIEVRQVTADGTPILRKQPGPPTSGEVTITRGLDKNLAFTNWVKQTVENHDVDGARQNITIVLMNAQKEVVRRIRLSNAWAKSWEAPALQAGQSGAAQERVTVTYEDVDVEGA, from the coding sequence ATGGCCATCGGAGACACAGCAAGTACGAACGTTTTCGGCGTAGAATTAGGCGGTATTCTGGTAGAGACCTTCCAGGAGATCAGCGCCATCACCTACGGGCAGGAAGAGATCGAAGTACGCCAGGTGACCGCGGACGGCACCCCGATCCTGCGCAAGCAGCCCGGGCCCCCCACCTCTGGCGAGGTGACCATCACCCGCGGCCTGGACAAGAACCTCGCATTCACCAACTGGGTCAAACAGACCGTCGAAAACCATGACGTCGACGGGGCCCGACAGAACATCACCATCGTACTGATGAATGCTCAAAAAGAGGTTGTCCGCCGCATCCGCCTGTCCAACGCTTGGGCCAAGTCATGGGAAGCCCCCGCACTCCAAGCAGGCCAGTCAGGAGCCGCACAAGAGAGGGTCACCGTTACCTACGAAGACGTAGACGTCGAAGGAGCGTAG
- a CDS encoding VgrG-related protein: MANLPQIIFNSKQLSGCFFESLSVDTHTRLPASARLSFRDPYHEMLSKFEISIGSTVEISVPIGSSRQELFDGEVTAVETEFNTDGTFTVIRALDRAHRLHHGRHAIVYEGMTTKEILGEVVRRVKLKLGKVDRDEEQGYMAQTNMTDWEFLQMLTRKTGLELVVDREELSLLRPAAADKAPHLNQITAKNPYVLKFGDNLLTLRIMADSAGQAEEVKVIGWDPLIKDTVTTTAKAGKSPQIDLGLTPGEAAKKLGLDTPPTELATGCTSAKDAKATAEALATSITSGFIELEASLRISPQLRAGTPVTLINTGSIFTGRYTATSVTHVFDQNGDTTWVRLGARTAPPAPLPYERPPLPPGYHAGLAVAKVVAVKSDKNTPDHVKDRGQVKLKLPWLSETYETDWVRTVQLGGVRGGGVISPEVGDEVLIGFEQGRLDHPYVLGGLYNGKDKPTPSSEDLPLIDPESKDHINRQSLASRSGDRLEFLDAKDKDPQGIRLSTGEGRQVLQLDRFTKTTSITGDQHVCLTTGDGQRTLHLSQEDGNIDIANGDSSISITDNGAIILNGEGFSLDAGSADLTLKTTGNVKIEGRSVEIN; the protein is encoded by the coding sequence ATGGCTAATCTGCCTCAAATCATCTTCAACAGCAAACAGCTGTCTGGCTGCTTTTTTGAAAGTCTCTCCGTCGATACACACACCCGCCTGCCAGCATCAGCCCGACTGAGTTTTCGAGACCCTTATCACGAGATGCTGAGTAAGTTCGAAATCTCCATCGGTTCGACAGTGGAAATCTCCGTGCCGATCGGTTCCTCGCGGCAAGAGCTCTTCGATGGAGAAGTGACCGCAGTGGAGACAGAGTTCAACACTGACGGAACGTTCACTGTGATCAGAGCTCTGGACCGCGCACACAGGCTCCATCACGGACGCCATGCGATCGTTTATGAAGGAATGACCACCAAGGAAATCTTGGGCGAGGTGGTTAGGCGTGTCAAACTGAAGTTAGGAAAGGTCGATAGGGACGAAGAACAAGGCTACATGGCCCAGACGAATATGACGGATTGGGAGTTCCTCCAGATGCTCACCCGCAAAACCGGGTTGGAACTCGTAGTGGACCGCGAAGAACTATCGTTGCTGAGACCAGCAGCAGCCGATAAAGCACCACATCTGAATCAAATCACCGCCAAAAATCCCTACGTACTCAAGTTCGGTGATAATCTTCTCACCTTGCGAATCATGGCCGACTCCGCAGGGCAGGCTGAAGAGGTCAAGGTCATCGGCTGGGATCCTCTCATCAAGGACACCGTCACAACGACTGCCAAAGCCGGCAAAAGCCCACAGATTGACCTTGGTTTGACCCCCGGCGAAGCCGCCAAAAAACTAGGCCTCGACACGCCGCCCACCGAACTGGCCACCGGTTGCACCTCCGCCAAGGACGCCAAAGCCACAGCCGAGGCACTGGCCACCTCCATCACCTCTGGCTTCATCGAACTAGAGGCATCTCTCCGTATCTCCCCTCAACTCCGCGCCGGAACGCCCGTCACCCTCATCAACACAGGGTCAATCTTTACTGGCCGCTATACAGCTACGTCGGTCACGCACGTTTTCGACCAGAACGGCGACACGACCTGGGTACGCCTTGGCGCTCGCACGGCCCCTCCCGCTCCTTTGCCTTATGAACGCCCGCCTCTCCCACCCGGCTACCACGCAGGCCTGGCGGTCGCCAAAGTGGTCGCTGTCAAGTCAGACAAGAACACCCCGGACCACGTCAAAGACCGGGGCCAGGTCAAACTCAAGCTGCCCTGGCTCAGCGAAACCTACGAAACCGACTGGGTCCGCACGGTGCAACTGGGCGGCGTTCGCGGTGGCGGAGTGATCAGCCCGGAGGTCGGAGACGAAGTCCTCATCGGGTTTGAACAAGGGCGACTTGACCATCCCTACGTCCTCGGCGGTCTCTACAATGGCAAGGACAAACCCACCCCCTCCAGCGAAGACCTCCCACTGATCGACCCCGAATCAAAAGATCACATTAACCGGCAATCGCTAGCGTCCCGCAGCGGGGACCGGCTCGAATTCCTTGACGCCAAAGATAAGGATCCGCAAGGCATCCGATTGTCCACCGGCGAGGGCAGGCAAGTGCTGCAACTCGATCGATTCACCAAGACCACCAGCATCACGGGCGACCAGCACGTCTGCTTGACCACCGGTGACGGACAGCGAACCCTGCACCTCAGTCAGGAGGACGGAAATATCGACATAGCCAACGGCGACAGCAGTATCAGCATCACCGATAACGGTGCCATCATCCTAAACGGTGAGGGATTCAGCCTCGACGCCGGCAGCGCTGATCTCACGCTCAAGACCACAGGCAACGTCAAGATCGAAGGCAGATCCGTGGAGATCAACTGA
- a CDS encoding CIS tube protein: MVHAKIKIYEPPGDNFSTNPGAFIKDIEFNFNPTQLSTGGSARLARTPARAAQAAARAEFIGAQPRTLSFDARFRAIDASAKFYVQEKVDELLNCCRPTQKSIDAQRPSPPWVRLEWGGSQAGRFNGCITDVNAIYTAFLLSGEPVQATCSISIEEIGGEIQRQNPTSGSFDALTQHRFIAGESLPLISWRYYGSPDHWRRIATINGIDDVAALAPGTVLTIPALTDVGGWHG, encoded by the coding sequence ATGGTCCACGCGAAAATTAAGATATACGAGCCGCCCGGTGACAATTTTAGCACCAACCCGGGGGCATTTATCAAAGATATCGAGTTCAACTTCAATCCGACCCAATTGTCGACCGGTGGGTCGGCAAGGCTTGCTCGAACTCCAGCCCGGGCAGCGCAGGCCGCCGCGCGCGCAGAATTTATCGGCGCGCAGCCCCGTACCCTCAGTTTTGATGCTCGCTTCAGGGCCATCGATGCATCTGCGAAATTCTATGTTCAAGAAAAGGTTGATGAGCTCCTTAACTGCTGCAGGCCCACCCAAAAAAGCATCGATGCGCAGCGGCCCTCCCCGCCATGGGTCCGCCTGGAATGGGGAGGCTCTCAGGCGGGGCGCTTCAATGGTTGCATCACAGATGTGAATGCTATCTACACTGCGTTTTTACTTAGCGGTGAACCTGTACAAGCAACCTGCTCTATCTCTATCGAAGAAATCGGTGGGGAAATACAACGACAAAATCCAACATCAGGGTCTTTCGATGCACTCACCCAGCACCGATTCATCGCAGGTGAATCTCTTCCTCTGATCTCCTGGCGCTACTACGGGAGCCCCGACCATTGGCGTCGCATCGCCACAATCAACGGTATAGATGACGTCGCAGCCCTCGCGCCCGGCACGGTGCTGACCATCCCGGCACTCACCGATGTGGGAGGCTGGCATGGCTAA
- a CDS encoding phage tail protein, whose protein sequence is MSDDDFAMSWKFTAGVLGFGFFTRCEGLSCNVEIDEYKEGGFDSFTWKWPTGVRFSNITLSRPFTKQTIPLSWWVSSSGIVPLPTLGEIVASGPDGRVLGSWLLMGVFPVSWKGPSFDAGRVSAAEETLEICHQGFV, encoded by the coding sequence ATGTCTGACGATGACTTCGCGATGAGCTGGAAATTCACTGCAGGTGTTTTGGGGTTTGGTTTTTTTACCCGATGCGAGGGGCTCAGCTGTAACGTCGAGATCGACGAGTACAAGGAGGGCGGGTTCGATTCCTTTACGTGGAAGTGGCCGACCGGGGTACGGTTTTCCAACATCACGCTCAGTCGGCCTTTCACCAAGCAGACCATACCGCTGTCGTGGTGGGTCAGCAGTTCAGGAATTGTACCTCTGCCCACTTTAGGCGAGATTGTGGCCAGCGGACCGGATGGCAGAGTACTGGGCAGTTGGCTCCTGATGGGTGTGTTTCCCGTGAGTTGGAAGGGCCCCTCGTTCGATGCGGGTAGAGTGTCCGCGGCCGAGGAGACCCTGGAGATTTGCCACCAAGGATTCGTCTAG
- a CDS encoding phage tail sheath family protein — translation MAELEALEDVTIVIAPDLWFGTEEQAKLNARAMAAHCAKMRNRMTVLHLQEGLGDRAALELTPLITEDDSAKFSALYYPWLEVFDNAGEKMYVPPVGHVAGMWARVDGKRGVHKAPANEVLQGVLDLEKNLMDEEQAELNEKGLNCIRSFRGQGIRVWGARTQVDSSDVDWRYINVRRLCNFIQESIRVSSRWAIFEPNDERLWSSLRGNVSVFLRDQWRAGALAGATPSDAYYVICDETNNDPTSIAAGEVYCDIGIAAVRPGEFITFRVTQIVGGPES, via the coding sequence TTGGCGGAACTCGAAGCCCTTGAAGACGTCACCATCGTAATCGCCCCTGACTTGTGGTTTGGCACAGAGGAGCAGGCGAAGCTCAATGCAAGAGCGATGGCGGCCCATTGCGCAAAGATGCGCAATCGTATGACTGTGCTTCACCTCCAGGAAGGCTTGGGGGACCGGGCCGCATTGGAACTCACCCCCCTGATTACCGAGGATGACAGCGCAAAATTCTCCGCTTTATACTACCCGTGGCTGGAGGTATTCGATAATGCAGGGGAGAAGATGTATGTACCGCCGGTGGGGCATGTCGCAGGAATGTGGGCGCGGGTTGACGGAAAGCGAGGAGTACACAAGGCGCCGGCCAACGAAGTGCTCCAAGGCGTCCTGGACCTCGAGAAGAATCTCATGGATGAAGAACAGGCCGAGCTCAACGAAAAAGGGCTGAACTGTATCCGATCCTTCAGGGGTCAAGGAATCCGCGTCTGGGGTGCGCGCACTCAGGTCGATTCTTCCGATGTTGACTGGAGGTACATAAACGTCCGGAGACTGTGCAACTTCATCCAGGAATCAATCCGTGTCAGCAGTCGGTGGGCTATATTCGAACCCAACGACGAACGACTGTGGTCCAGCCTCAGAGGTAACGTCTCTGTATTCCTCAGGGACCAATGGCGCGCAGGCGCCCTGGCAGGAGCAACGCCTTCCGATGCCTACTACGTCATCTGCGACGAAACGAACAACGACCCCACATCCATAGCCGCCGGTGAGGTCTACTGTGACATCGGCATCGCCGCCGTTCGACCCGGTGAATTCATCACCTTCAGAGTGACCCAAATCGTCGGAGGACCCGAATCCTAG
- a CDS encoding GPW/gp25 family protein, whose translation MNDTALIGRGWTHPATFNADATVALTSGPREIEQAIHIILTTRLGERAMRPEFGCNVHSLLFAPLDATTAGQAVYETQTALERWEPRIEVDHIGIATDDTTPGLMYIDIRYRIRSTNSIRNLVFPFYVIPEETTPNTGGG comes from the coding sequence GTGAACGACACCGCCCTGATCGGCCGTGGCTGGACACATCCTGCCACTTTCAACGCCGACGCCACCGTGGCACTCACCAGCGGCCCTCGCGAGATCGAACAGGCCATCCACATTATTCTCACGACCCGGCTCGGCGAACGGGCGATGCGCCCGGAATTTGGCTGTAACGTCCACTCACTGCTCTTTGCCCCCCTCGACGCGACGACCGCCGGCCAGGCCGTGTATGAAACCCAAACCGCCCTCGAACGGTGGGAACCCCGCATCGAGGTCGACCACATCGGCATCGCCACCGACGACACCACCCCCGGACTGATGTACATCGACATCCGCTACCGCATCCGCTCCACCAACAGCATCCGGAACCTCGTCTTCCCCTTTTATGTCATCCCCGAAGAAACCACACCCAACACTGGAGGCGGGTGA
- the istA gene encoding IS21 family transposase, protein MVDITEIYVHWYAGRSRSEVAASLGVDRKTIGKYLAPAVAAGITPGGPPMTEKDWAELIKGWFPKLADKRLRQITWPEIDKHRDYIEGLLGTVTVSTIHQRLRDEHELNVSVASLRRWVKATLPEESRRSQVTVLRDEVEPGSEAQIDYGFLGQWINPRSGKRHRIWAFVMVLAASRHMFVRPVLHLDQHAWSEAHVEAFKFFGGTPLRLVPDNLKTGVEKPDLYDPKINRSYAELAAHYGTLVDPARALRPKDKPRVERPMPYIRDSWWRGREFTSIDQMQAAAIEWCTNVAGQRQCRPLGGAAPLSVFEAVEKPVLQPLPPSAFVLARWSTATVGPDIHIKVGRTLYSVPWKLIGKKVDVRSTATMVQVFDDGQLVKTHAALEQGKRTGQNDYPPEKIAFHMRTPVWCRKQAAQVGPSCAELIAELLEINALYRLRAAQGVLGLKEKYGSERLEAACAKAITVGDPSYRTVKGILIAGTESDPQPESTGDGGAAAFLHGPKRLFAADMTPGTANGDRGDQGHGDAGEVA, encoded by the coding sequence GTGGTCGACATCACGGAGATCTACGTCCACTGGTACGCGGGCCGCTCGCGAAGCGAGGTGGCCGCCTCGCTCGGCGTGGACCGCAAGACGATCGGGAAGTACCTGGCGCCGGCGGTGGCCGCCGGGATAACCCCCGGCGGGCCGCCCATGACCGAGAAGGACTGGGCCGAGCTGATCAAGGGCTGGTTCCCCAAGCTCGCGGACAAGCGGCTGCGGCAGATCACCTGGCCCGAGATCGACAAGCACCGCGACTACATCGAGGGACTGCTCGGGACGGTGACCGTCTCGACGATCCACCAACGCCTGCGCGACGAGCACGAGTTGAACGTGTCGGTCGCCTCGTTGCGCCGCTGGGTCAAGGCGACGCTGCCCGAGGAATCGCGCCGCTCGCAGGTCACCGTGTTGCGGGACGAGGTCGAGCCGGGCTCGGAGGCCCAGATCGACTACGGTTTCCTCGGGCAGTGGATCAATCCGCGCTCGGGCAAGCGGCACCGGATCTGGGCGTTCGTCATGGTCCTGGCCGCCTCCCGGCACATGTTCGTGCGTCCCGTCCTTCACCTGGACCAGCACGCCTGGAGCGAGGCCCACGTCGAAGCGTTCAAGTTCTTCGGCGGCACGCCGCTGCGGCTGGTGCCGGACAACTTGAAGACCGGCGTCGAGAAGCCGGACCTCTACGACCCGAAGATCAACCGGTCTTATGCCGAACTCGCCGCGCATTACGGCACGTTGGTGGACCCAGCGAGGGCATTGAGACCCAAGGACAAGCCGAGGGTGGAGCGACCTATGCCCTATATACGTGATTCGTGGTGGAGGGGGCGGGAATTCACCTCTATCGACCAGATGCAGGCCGCCGCGATCGAGTGGTGCACGAACGTCGCGGGGCAGCGGCAGTGCCGCCCGCTGGGCGGGGCCGCACCACTGTCGGTGTTCGAGGCAGTCGAGAAGCCGGTGCTGCAGCCGTTGCCGCCGAGCGCGTTCGTGCTGGCCCGCTGGTCGACGGCGACCGTCGGCCCGGACATCCACATCAAGGTCGGCCGCACCCTCTACTCGGTGCCCTGGAAGCTGATCGGCAAGAAGGTCGACGTCCGCTCCACCGCCACGATGGTGCAGGTCTTCGACGACGGCCAGCTCGTCAAGACGCACGCCGCGCTGGAGCAGGGCAAGCGCACCGGCCAGAACGACTACCCGCCCGAGAAGATCGCTTTCCATATGCGCACCCCGGTCTGGTGCCGCAAGCAGGCAGCCCAAGTCGGCCCGTCCTGCGCCGAGTTGATCGCCGAGCTGCTGGAGATCAATGCGCTCTACCGGCTCCGCGCCGCCCAGGGAGTGCTCGGCCTGAAGGAGAAGTACGGGAGCGAGCGACTGGAGGCGGCCTGCGCGAAGGCCATCACGGTGGGCGATCCGTCCTACCGGACCGTCAAGGGCATCCTGATCGCCGGCACCGAGAGCGACCCGCAGCCCGAGTCCACCGGCGACGGCGGGGCCGCCGCGTTCCTGCACGGGCCGAAGCGGCTCTTCGCGGCCGACATGACCCCCGGCACCGCGAACGGCGACCGCGGCGACCAGGGTCACGGCGACGCGGGAGAGGTGGCCTGA
- a CDS encoding baseplate J/gp47 family protein — translation MALPVPNLDDLRFQDLVDAAKRLLPTLDPTWTDHNVSDPGITLIEACAQQVDELCYRVNRVPESHQRALLKLLGLAPAPPTPPRIRVTLKADGSVPQIPPGTQATSAEYPVKFITITAPMVSEDSSGIVIDAAAVELVEDEVLGISTGQPGQSFSPARQPLSPTLWANDAPLLTVTINGQGNPWDLVLSFSRRKEEEECWTWDDVSGKVMFGPLVYVSQTSTSLQYGAIPDQGQRITATYYTASSVPIPSSFPVTILTNSGDLEADGELLDMGSSAETVDEVIKRSALGLTSLQRAVTLADFERTLQHVPGVARIGAATEELPSGVPRNIVLNVVPQFPQPDTYTSLSVGSDDLIGRVQKRAEDLRIIGTSVTTVLAIYHEIKIKATVTPWVNASDEEVKEDAEAALRQYFHPLYGGEEGTGWPWGKPVHVGEILQTLEKVPSVREVDQIELFDLKNPNSDPTQQVQLASKELVGTLEIDVESSFAVED, via the coding sequence ATGGCCCTCCCTGTCCCCAACCTCGACGACCTCCGCTTCCAAGACCTCGTCGACGCCGCCAAACGACTCCTTCCCACCCTCGATCCCACCTGGACCGACCACAACGTCTCCGACCCCGGCATCACCCTGATCGAAGCCTGCGCCCAACAGGTGGACGAGCTCTGCTACCGAGTCAATCGCGTTCCAGAATCACACCAACGCGCCCTACTCAAACTCCTCGGCCTTGCCCCCGCACCTCCCACGCCGCCCCGCATCCGAGTCACCCTCAAAGCTGATGGCAGCGTGCCGCAGATCCCGCCCGGCACTCAGGCGACCAGTGCAGAGTATCCAGTGAAATTCATCACGATCACTGCTCCAATGGTCAGCGAGGATTCATCAGGAATCGTTATAGATGCCGCCGCTGTAGAACTAGTCGAGGACGAAGTACTGGGTATCTCCACGGGGCAGCCTGGGCAATCTTTTTCCCCTGCCCGTCAACCACTGTCGCCTACGTTATGGGCCAACGATGCTCCGCTCTTGACGGTAACTATCAATGGTCAAGGGAATCCCTGGGACCTCGTCCTGTCCTTTTCTCGCCGAAAAGAAGAGGAGGAGTGCTGGACTTGGGACGATGTATCCGGAAAGGTCATGTTTGGCCCTCTGGTATACGTTTCACAAACTTCGACATCGCTTCAATACGGTGCGATTCCGGACCAAGGTCAACGCATTACTGCAACGTACTACACTGCATCCAGTGTCCCTATTCCTTCCTCCTTTCCAGTGACAATTCTGACGAATAGCGGCGATTTGGAAGCGGACGGAGAACTGCTGGACATGGGGAGCTCGGCGGAGACCGTAGATGAAGTAATTAAGCGTTCGGCCCTGGGGCTTACGTCGCTGCAACGTGCTGTCACTCTTGCCGACTTCGAACGTACGCTACAACACGTCCCAGGTGTAGCGCGTATAGGCGCTGCCACAGAAGAGCTGCCCAGCGGTGTACCCCGCAACATAGTGCTTAACGTCGTTCCCCAATTTCCGCAACCGGATACTTACACGTCTCTTTCTGTGGGTTCTGACGACCTCATAGGGAGAGTTCAGAAGCGAGCAGAAGATCTACGCATTATCGGCACGTCGGTGACAACGGTCCTCGCCATCTATCATGAGATTAAGATCAAGGCTACGGTGACACCCTGGGTAAACGCGTCTGATGAAGAGGTCAAGGAAGACGCGGAAGCTGCCCTCCGTCAGTACTTTCACCCTCTATACGGTGGAGAAGAGGGTACCGGCTGGCCCTGGGGCAAGCCAGTTCACGTAGGAGAGATCCTTCAAACGCTGGAAAAAGTTCCATCTGTCCGTGAGGTCGACCAGATCGAACTCTTCGATCTGAAAAACCCCAATAGCGACCCTACGCAACAGGTCCAGCTCGCCTCAAAGGAACTGGTGGGCACGCTGGAGATCGATGTCGAGTCGAGTTTTGCTGTGGAAGATTAG
- the istB gene encoding IS21-like element helper ATPase IstB encodes MSIMDTALRDALRALKLSGMLETLDARLAQAHGGELGHLEFLQTLCQDEITRRETVALQRRLHRAKFEQAVTLEEFDFAASSKLPAAQIRDLAALRWLHTGESVILFGPVGVGKTHVAQALGHLAIRQGANVRFAKTSRVLADRTWDKRMREFIRPDVLILDDFAMRQLTATQADDLYELVSERQGRSLILTSNRAPSDWYPLFPNPVVAESLLDRLINTSHQVIMNGPSYRPNKRPRGGATKKTD; translated from the coding sequence ATGAGCATCATGGACACCGCCCTGCGGGACGCGCTGCGGGCGCTGAAGCTGTCGGGCATGCTCGAAACCCTCGACGCCCGCCTCGCCCAGGCCCACGGCGGCGAGCTCGGGCACCTGGAGTTTCTGCAGACCCTTTGCCAGGACGAGATCACCCGCCGCGAGACCGTCGCGCTCCAACGGCGCCTGCACCGAGCAAAGTTCGAGCAGGCCGTTACACTTGAGGAGTTCGACTTCGCGGCTTCATCGAAGCTGCCCGCGGCCCAGATCCGCGACCTCGCCGCCCTGCGCTGGCTCCACACCGGCGAGTCCGTAATTTTGTTCGGACCCGTTGGCGTCGGGAAGACGCACGTCGCTCAGGCACTTGGTCACCTCGCGATCCGGCAGGGCGCGAACGTCCGCTTCGCCAAGACCAGCCGGGTCCTCGCGGACCGCACCTGGGACAAGCGCATGCGCGAGTTCATCCGGCCCGACGTGCTCATCCTCGACGACTTCGCGATGCGTCAGCTCACCGCGACGCAGGCCGACGACCTCTACGAGCTGGTTTCCGAGCGGCAAGGGCGGTCGCTGATCCTGACGAGTAACAGGGCGCCGAGTGACTGGTATCCGCTCTTCCCGAACCCCGTCGTCGCGGAGTCCCTACTCGACCGGCTCATCAACACCAGCCACCAGGTGATCATGAACGGCCCGAGCTACCGGCCCAACAAACGCCCCCGAGGAGGAGCCACGAAGAAGACAGACTGA
- a CDS encoding DUF6760 family protein — protein sequence MTHPVDQLHRETSYIAYHFHWALQDIHSLTHHERLRYVNEINRINTTINEGR from the coding sequence GTGACCCACCCAGTGGACCAGCTGCACCGCGAGACCTCCTACATCGCCTACCACTTCCACTGGGCACTCCAAGACATCCACAGTCTCACCCACCACGAACGGCTGCGGTACGTCAACGAAATCAACCGCATCAACACCACCATCAACGAAGGCAGGTGA